The sequence GGATGAACGTGCTGGCCATGATCAGGCTGAACTGCCCGAAGGCCGCCGCCGAGTAGAACGACGGGATCAGGAGGATGCCCAGGAACCCCAGCAGCTGCGCCGACAGCTGCCCGCCCAGCAGCGCCGCGAACGTCCGCCCGCGCGCGCCCGGCGCGACCCGCCGCAGCGCCGTGAGAGGCCCACTGACCGGCAGCATCTCAGGCGGTCTCGGCATGAATCTGCATCTTGCTTTCGGGAATCAGGTCCCGCATCAGCTGCCGCAGCGACCCGTAATCCTCCCGGCGGGCCAGTTCCTCGAAGTGCGCGAGGTGACTGGTCATGAATTCCGGCGCGGGCTCGTGCGGCCGGACCACGAAGATCTCCTCGTTGGTGGTCGCCTCCAGCGTCTCCTCGTTCGTGAGGAGTTCCTCCGTGAGTTTCTCGCCCGGGCGCACCCCGGAGAACACCACGTCAATGTTCCGGGCGCCGGACAGGCGGATCACGTCGTGCGCCAGGTCCACGATCCGCACGGGCGCGCCCATCTTCAGGACGTACACCCGGCCGTTCTGCGCCAGTCCGGCCGCCTCCAGCACCAGGCGGGCCGCTTCGGGAATCAGCATGAAGTAGCGGGTCATGTCCGGGTGCGTGACCGTCACCGGGCCGCCCGCGCGGATCTGCGCCAGGAAGGTCGGCACGACGCTCCCGCGGCTGCCCAGCACGTTTCCGAAGCGCACGGACACGAACGCCTGGTCCGGCTGGGCGCGCTGCGCGGCGCAGGCGACCACCATCTCCGCCAGGCGCTTGGTGGACCCCATGACCGACGTGGGGCGCACGGCCTTGTCGGTCGAGATGTTCACGAAGCGTTTCACGCCGAACTCCAGGGCCAGCGACACGACCGTGCGGGTGCCCAGCACGTTGTTGTACAGCGCCTCGCTGGGGCTGTCCTCCATCAGGGGCACGTGCTTGTGCGCGGCGGCGTGAATGACCACGTCCGGCCGGAACCGCTCGAACACCGTGCGCAGGTGCGAGGCGTGCCGCACGTCCCCGATGATCTCCACGTGGTCCACCTCTGGCCACTGGCGCAGCAGTTCCTGCTGAATGCTGAAGATGCTGTTCTCCCCCCGCCCGAAGAGAATCACCCGCCCGGGCCGGAAGGGCATCACCTGCCGCACGATCTCCGACCCGATCGAGCCGCCCGCGCCGGTCACCATGACGGTGCTGCCGGTGAGGTAACTGCTGATCTCCTCGACGTTCAGGTGCACGGGCTTGCGGCGCAGCACGTCCTCGAGGTTCACGTCGCGGATCTGCGCGATGTTCACCTCGCCGCTCAGCAGTTCGTACATGCCGGGAATGATGCGGTGCGGCAGCCCGGCGTCCCGCGCGCGGTCCACCACTCGCCGGATCTGCGGGCCGTCCGCGCTGGGCATCGCGATGATCAGCTCGTCCGGATGCACGCGCGCCGTGACCTCCGGCAGCTGCTCTATGGTGCCCAGGACGGGCACGCCGCAGTGCAGGCTGCCCTGCTTGCGCGCGTCGTCATCCACGAACCCCACCGGGACCATGCCCTGCGCGGGGTGGCGCAGCATCTCCCGCACGACAATGGACCCCGCCTCGCCCGCCCCGGCCACCAGGACGCGGCGCATGGGGCTGAGCACCTCGGCGCGGGCGCGCTGCTCCGTACGGAACCGGACTGTGGTGCGTAGCCCGCCCAGCAGCGTGAAGGCCAGCAGGCCGTCCAGCAGCGGCACCGTGATGGGCACGCCGCTCACCAGCAGGGCCACGCCCAGCATGAGCCCCGTGCCCACTGCCACGCCCCGCGCGAGTTGCCGCAGGTCCCGCAGGCCCACGCGGTGCCAGCTGCGCAGGTGGAAGCCCGCCGAGTAGATCACGGCCGCCTTCACCAGCGCCGCCACGCTCAGGTACAGCAGCAGCGGGTGCAGCGCGCCGCCCTGCACGCTCTCAAGCCGCAGCACGAACGCCAGGTACCCGGTCAGGCTCCAGAGGCTCAGGTCGATCAGGAAAATCCAGAATCTGTGCATGCGGGGCACCTCGCTTCATGGGAGAGCGGCAGACGACGGCGGTGCCCCGCACCCTAGAGACAGGGGCGTTGAGCAATGGTTAAAAGAGCGGCCGGTGATGGAACATCATGCGAAATTCAGAAAGGTTTCATGCAGCTGCCCGCCTGCACCCGGCGGCCCCACCCGGACCGCCCACCAACCCGCGCCCGGCGTCAGGCACGCCACCGCCAGCCGGTGGGCCCGCAGCGTGAACAGGATGTTGAGCGGACCCGCACTTGACTCTGCCGCGTCCGCCGGGCACCCTGAGGCTCATCCACCACCGCGCGAAGCGCACCGCCCTGAGTGGCCCGGGGGACCGACCCGGACGTGCCGGCCACCGCCCCCCCGTGAGGTCCTTCCCCTATGACCGACGTCACCTGGCTGGCCCCCGACGACCCCCGCTGGTCGGAGGTTCTCGCGCGCGTCCCCCACGACACGTACCACCTGCCCGGCTACGCGCGGGCCGCCGCGTGGCAGGAGGGCGGACGCGCCACCGCCTTCTGGAGCCGCGGCATGGGCGGCGAACTCCTCGTGCCGCTGATCATCCGGCCCGTCCCGCAGCGGCCCGGGTGGTTCGACGCCGTCTCCCCCTACGGGTACCCCGGGCCGCTGTGGCGCGGCGCGGCCGGCCCGGCCCAGCGGGCCCACTGGGCGGCGTTCGAGCAGGCCTGCCTCGCCGAGCGGCTGGTCAGCGTGTTCCTGCGCCTGCACCCCTTCCTGAGCAGCGCCGCCGACCCCGCCCAGGTACCCGGCACGCACGTCATGCACGGCGACATCTACGCCGTGGACCTGCGCCACTCCGACGACGAGTACCAGCGGCACATCCGCAAGAGCCACCGCCGCTTGATCCGCCGCCTGGAACACGCCGGATTCCAGATCGTGATGGACGACTGGACGCACTTCAGCGGCTTCCTCACGCTGTACGGGCAGACCATGCGCCGGTTGCAGGCCAGCCGCTACTACCACCTGAGCCCGGACTACTTCGCCACGCTGCGCCGCGAACTGCCCGAACACCTGCACCTGATCTCCGCCGTCGACCCCACCGGGCGGCTCGCGGCGGCCGGACTGCTGCTCAGCTGCGGCGGCGCCGTGCACTGCCACCTGGGCGGCGTGGACGAACCCTTCGTGACGAACAACCCCACCCGCCTGATCGACGCGCAGACCGTCCGCCTGCTGCGCGCCCAGGGCCGCACGCTGCTGAACCTGGGCGGCGGACTGGGCGGCGAGAACGACTCCCTGGCCGAGTACAAACGCGGCTTCGCCACCCACACGTACCCGTACGCCACCTGCCGCGTCGTCGTGAATCCGGCCGCGTACGCGCAGTTCAGTGCCGCCGCCGGGCACACGGCCTTCTTCCCGGCGTACCGCGCGCCCACCATGCCGCCCAGCCTCTGACGGTAAGGGCCGCCGCACCGGCCTGCCCCGCTGACGCCCCCGCGACTCCTGAAGTCCGGGGGCACCGTTCTGACCCGGCGGGCTGGGTGGTGGCGCGTCACCGGACGCCCGGGGTGCCGGGCGCCAGCCTCTTGACGTGGGCGGGACCCCCGCCGCGCGGCTCCCAGGTCCGCACGCCTGCTGTCCGCCCGGACGTGTCACCGGTCACCCGGCGCTCCGGTATCGGGCTGATCTGCCCACTCGGTGGCGTCCCAGTGCACATTTACGTTTGTTCAACGCCGTCCTCATTACCGTGACGCTGTCCTCACCTCAAGGCCCCGGCATGCCGCCGGGGCGCGGCACCCACCGGCCCACCCCGCACAGCCAAAAGGAGCGGCGCGATGAACACACCAGCACTGGAACGGCCCACCCCGCACCCCCGGACGGGAGGCGCACACCCGGCGGCGCCGCTCGCGCAGGTGACCATCATCGGCTCCGGGTACGTGGGCCTGAACACCGGCGCGGTCCTGGCGTACCTGGGACACCCGGTGGTCATGGTGGACCGCGACGAGCAGCGCGTCCGTGACCTGCAGGCCGGGCAGCCCGTGATCTTCGAGGTGGGCCTGCCGGACCTGCTGAGTCAGACGCGCGCCCAGACGACGTTCACTACGGACCTGCGCGCGGGCGTCCGGGACGCGCAGGTGATCGTGATCGC is a genomic window of Deinococcus radiotolerans containing:
- a CDS encoding GNAT family N-acetyltransferase, which produces MTDVTWLAPDDPRWSEVLARVPHDTYHLPGYARAAAWQEGGRATAFWSRGMGGELLVPLIIRPVPQRPGWFDAVSPYGYPGPLWRGAAGPAQRAHWAAFEQACLAERLVSVFLRLHPFLSSAADPAQVPGTHVMHGDIYAVDLRHSDDEYQRHIRKSHRRLIRRLEHAGFQIVMDDWTHFSGFLTLYGQTMRRLQASRYYHLSPDYFATLRRELPEHLHLISAVDPTGRLAAAGLLLSCGGAVHCHLGGVDEPFVTNNPTRLIDAQTVRLLRAQGRTLLNLGGGLGGENDSLAEYKRGFATHTYPYATCRVVVNPAAYAQFSAAAGHTAFFPAYRAPTMPPSL
- a CDS encoding polysaccharide biosynthesis protein translates to MHRFWIFLIDLSLWSLTGYLAFVLRLESVQGGALHPLLLYLSVAALVKAAVIYSAGFHLRSWHRVGLRDLRQLARGVAVGTGLMLGVALLVSGVPITVPLLDGLLAFTLLGGLRTTVRFRTEQRARAEVLSPMRRVLVAGAGEAGSIVVREMLRHPAQGMVPVGFVDDDARKQGSLHCGVPVLGTIEQLPEVTARVHPDELIIAMPSADGPQIRRVVDRARDAGLPHRIIPGMYELLSGEVNIAQIRDVNLEDVLRRKPVHLNVEEISSYLTGSTVMVTGAGGSIGSEIVRQVMPFRPGRVILFGRGENSIFSIQQELLRQWPEVDHVEIIGDVRHASHLRTVFERFRPDVVIHAAAHKHVPLMEDSPSEALYNNVLGTRTVVSLALEFGVKRFVNISTDKAVRPTSVMGSTKRLAEMVVACAAQRAQPDQAFVSVRFGNVLGSRGSVVPTFLAQIRAGGPVTVTHPDMTRYFMLIPEAARLVLEAAGLAQNGRVYVLKMGAPVRIVDLAHDVIRLSGARNIDVVFSGVRPGEKLTEELLTNEETLEATTNEEIFVVRPHEPAPEFMTSHLAHFEELARREDYGSLRQLMRDLIPESKMQIHAETA